Proteins co-encoded in one Cupriavidus taiwanensis genomic window:
- the feoB gene encoding ferrous iron transport protein B has protein sequence MSAAASPSALRIALVGNPNCGKTALFNRLTGSRQKVANYAGVTVERKEGYFVSPAGRQVRILDLPGAYSLHAASLDEAITRDVCLGQRAGEARPDLLVSVVDATNLRLHLRFVLELRQLGLPMVVVLNMSDAAARRGIQIDRDKLSAALGVPVVSTVAVRRDGAAALVSLLDATLPPAPPAGAASGPDFDVHAEVNRLLSAAVSMPARTAALDDRLDRIVLHPVFGLLLLAVLLFLMFQAVFSWAEPLMDGIEGGVHWAGEMLGAWLPDGMLKSLLVDGLVAGLGSVVVFLPQILILFLFILTLEESGYLPRAAFLLDRLMMGAGLSGRSFIPLLSSFACAIPGIMATRTIQDPRDRLTTILVAPLMTCSARLPVYALLIGAFIPERTVMGLFNLQGLVLFALYVAGIVSALVVAYALKFLRRDRTDHPLLMELPSYRIPNPRDIAIGLWERARIFLSRVGKVILALTVLLWFLSTFPSAPAGATAPAIDYSFAGMIGHALQKVFAPVGFNWQICIALVPGLAAREVAVGALATVYALSGSEETVATQLAPMIAAQWSLATALSLLAWYVFAPQCISTLAVIRRETDSWKVMALSAAYLTGLAYLAAFVTYRVALMFS, from the coding sequence ATGTCTGCAGCTGCTTCCCCTTCCGCCCTGCGCATTGCGCTGGTCGGCAATCCCAATTGCGGCAAGACCGCACTGTTCAACCGCCTGACCGGCAGCCGTCAGAAAGTGGCCAACTACGCCGGCGTCACCGTCGAGCGCAAGGAAGGCTACTTCGTGTCGCCGGCCGGACGCCAGGTGCGCATCCTGGACCTGCCCGGCGCCTACAGCCTGCATGCGGCCAGCCTCGACGAAGCCATCACCCGCGATGTCTGCCTGGGCCAGCGTGCCGGCGAAGCGCGCCCTGACCTGCTGGTGTCGGTGGTCGACGCGACCAACCTGCGCCTGCACCTGCGCTTCGTGCTGGAGTTGCGCCAGCTCGGGCTGCCGATGGTGGTGGTGCTCAATATGAGCGACGCCGCCGCGCGGCGCGGCATCCAGATCGATCGCGACAAGCTGTCGGCCGCGCTCGGCGTGCCGGTGGTCAGCACCGTGGCGGTCCGGCGCGACGGCGCCGCGGCGCTGGTCAGCCTGCTCGATGCCACGCTGCCGCCGGCCCCGCCGGCCGGCGCCGCGTCCGGTCCCGATTTCGACGTGCATGCCGAAGTCAACCGCCTGCTGTCGGCTGCCGTGAGCATGCCGGCGCGCACCGCCGCGCTGGACGACCGCCTCGACCGCATCGTGCTGCACCCGGTGTTCGGCCTGCTGCTGCTGGCGGTGCTGCTGTTCCTGATGTTCCAGGCGGTGTTCTCGTGGGCCGAGCCGCTGATGGACGGCATCGAGGGCGGCGTGCACTGGGCCGGCGAGATGCTGGGCGCGTGGCTGCCCGACGGCATGCTCAAGAGCCTGCTGGTCGACGGCCTGGTCGCCGGCCTGGGCAGCGTGGTGGTGTTCCTGCCGCAGATCCTGATCCTGTTTCTGTTTATCCTGACGCTGGAGGAATCCGGCTACCTGCCGCGCGCGGCGTTCCTGCTCGACCGCCTGATGATGGGCGCGGGGTTGTCGGGGCGCTCGTTCATCCCGCTGCTGTCGAGCTTCGCCTGCGCCATCCCCGGCATCATGGCGACGCGCACCATCCAGGACCCGCGCGACCGGCTCACCACCATCCTGGTGGCGCCGCTGATGACCTGTTCGGCACGGCTGCCGGTCTATGCACTGCTGATCGGCGCCTTCATCCCCGAGCGCACCGTAATGGGCCTGTTCAACCTGCAGGGCCTGGTGCTGTTCGCGCTGTACGTGGCCGGCATCGTCAGCGCGCTGGTGGTGGCCTATGCGCTCAAGTTCCTGCGCCGCGACCGCACCGACCATCCGCTGCTGATGGAGCTGCCCTCGTACCGCATCCCCAACCCGCGCGACATCGCCATCGGCCTGTGGGAGCGTGCCCGCATCTTCCTGTCGCGCGTGGGCAAGGTGATCCTGGCGCTGACGGTGCTGCTGTGGTTCCTGTCGACCTTCCCGTCCGCGCCCGCGGGCGCGACCGCGCCGGCGATCGACTACAGCTTTGCCGGCATGATCGGCCATGCGCTGCAGAAGGTGTTCGCGCCGGTGGGCTTCAACTGGCAGATCTGCATTGCGCTGGTGCCGGGCCTGGCCGCGCGCGAAGTCGCGGTGGGCGCGCTCGCCACCGTTTACGCGCTGTCGGGCAGCGAAGAGACCGTGGCCACGCAGCTGGCGCCGATGATCGCCGCGCAATGGTCGCTCGCCACCGCGCTGTCGCTGCTGGCGTGGTACGTGTTCGCACCGCAGTGCATCTCCACGCTGGCGGTGATCCGGCGCGAGACCGACTCCTGGAAGGTGATGGCGCTGTCGGCCGCCTACCTGACCGGGCTGGCCTACCTGGCCGCGTTCGTGACCTACCGCGTCGCGCTGATGTTCAGCTGA
- a CDS encoding FeoA family protein: MRLSELPRRTPAVVQSVDDATPGDPVARRLRELGFVAGEAVQVIAYGPFGMDPLVAQVGFTRFALRRSEAARIGVEIASASVTRIAPATPGDETAPPSAKRTA; the protein is encoded by the coding sequence ATGCGGTTGTCTGAACTTCCACGGCGCACGCCCGCCGTAGTGCAATCGGTGGACGACGCCACCCCCGGGGATCCGGTTGCGCGCCGCCTGCGCGAGCTGGGCTTCGTTGCCGGCGAAGCCGTGCAGGTGATCGCCTACGGGCCGTTCGGCATGGACCCGCTGGTGGCGCAGGTAGGCTTCACGCGCTTTGCGCTGCGCCGCTCGGAGGCGGCGCGCATCGGCGTCGAAATCGCCAGCGCCTCGGTCACCCGCATCGCCCCCGCCACCCCGGGCGACGAGACTGCCCCTCCGTCCGCCAAGCGGACCGCCTGA
- a CDS encoding LysR family transcriptional regulator, with protein MEFRHLRYFLVLAEELHFGRAARRLAISQPPLSLNIQQLEASVGARLFDRDSRGVRLTAAGRAFREAATALLAQAEAARVLAREIEAGAIGRLRVGFVGSMLYRGLPQTLREFEAAYPGIHVALTELNSQEQIDALLHDELDAAFIHTGRVPDTLQATLVHAEPFVCCLPADHALAALAQLPLTALRGEPFVLFSRKASPDYYSRIFDMCAAQGFFPQIRHEVRHWLSVVSLVSQGMGVAVVPAALARSGMAGAAFRPLAEAAVRSEVHCAWKTAPDHPARDHFVAMVAGKAAQPKRGHKEKATGPGTDGL; from the coding sequence ATGGAATTCCGCCACCTGCGTTACTTCCTCGTGCTGGCCGAGGAACTGCACTTCGGCCGCGCCGCGCGCCGGCTGGCCATTTCGCAGCCGCCGCTGTCGCTCAATATCCAGCAGCTCGAGGCCTCGGTCGGGGCGCGGCTGTTCGACCGCGACAGCCGCGGCGTGCGGCTGACCGCGGCCGGCCGGGCCTTTCGCGAAGCGGCCACGGCGCTGCTGGCGCAGGCCGAGGCCGCGCGGGTGCTGGCGCGCGAGATCGAAGCGGGCGCGATCGGCCGCCTGCGCGTGGGCTTTGTCGGCTCGATGCTGTACCGCGGGCTGCCGCAGACGCTGCGCGAGTTCGAGGCGGCCTACCCCGGCATCCACGTGGCGCTGACCGAACTGAACTCGCAGGAACAGATCGACGCGTTGCTGCATGACGAACTCGACGCCGCCTTCATCCACACCGGCCGGGTGCCGGACACGCTGCAGGCCACGCTGGTGCACGCCGAGCCGTTCGTCTGCTGCCTGCCCGCCGACCATGCGCTGGCCGCGCTGGCGCAGCTGCCGCTGACCGCCTTGCGCGGCGAACCGTTCGTGCTGTTCTCGCGCAAGGCCTCGCCGGACTATTACAGCCGGATCTTCGACATGTGCGCCGCGCAAGGCTTCTTCCCGCAGATCCGGCATGAGGTGCGGCACTGGCTGTCGGTGGTGTCGCTGGTGTCGCAAGGCATGGGCGTGGCGGTGGTGCCCGCGGCGCTTGCGCGCTCGGGCATGGCCGGCGCGGCGTTCCGGCCGCTGGCGGAGGCGGCGGTGCGCTCGGAGGTCCATTGCGCGTGGAAGACGGCACCGGACCATCCGGCGCGCGACCACTTCGTCGCCATGGTGGCGGGCAAGGCGGCGCAGCCAAAGCGCGGCCACAAAGAAAAAGCCACCGGTCCAGGGACCGATGGCTTGTGA